CAGCAAACAGGCAGAACGGTCAGACCCGGATAGGGACGATGCCCGCAGACAGACCCGGCGACCGAAAGAGATCGGTCACGGCGTCCCCGCCAGGCGATTCTAGATCGGGGTTTCATGATCGTTTCTTGTTCGGGGTGTCGCCGCGCGTCCAGCGTCCGCGCGGCGATCGGTTGCGGTGGGTATAGCCGGTTTCGGGGCCGGTTCAAGGAAAAACACGCCCCGACTCGGAAACGGAACGCATGCCTTTCCGCTGCCCGTCGTGCTGAACGGCGGAGTGATATAACATATGCGTGATCAGATGGATAACGCGGCTGTATTAATGCCTAACCTGTCCCGGGAAGATTGTGTCATACAATTTATACACCTATAGGTAGCAATGTTGGTTTAACAAAACTCATGGTGGCATATATGCGTGTTTTGCTCGTCGAGAATGATGGTGGCACGGCTCATGGCACCTCCAGCGCCCTGCGCGCGATCGGCTATGCCCTGGATCATGTTGCGACGGGACATGAGGCGGTCGAAATGCTCCGGCGCTATGATTACGATCTTGCCCTGCTGGAAATGGTTCTGCCGGATATCGATGGGTACGAGGTCCTGCGTGCCACCCGGGCGGCACGCCGGGAAACGCCGATCGTCGCCCTGTCCAGCCTGGGCGGTCCGCAGGCGAAGGTCCGGGCCTTTTCGGCCGGTGCCGACGATTACATCACCAAACCTTACGACCGACGCGAACTCGCGGCCCGCCCGAATCCAGTGGTTGGTCCGCCGGTCCAAGGGATATTGCCAGCCGATCCTGCATGCCGGACCGTTGCGGCTGTCGCTGGACAGCCGCGAGGTGACGGTGAACGGGCGGCCCGTCCACCTGACCGGCAAGGAATACCTGGTCCTGGAACTGCTGCTGCTGCGCAAGGGAACGGTCCTGACCAAATACGCCTTCCTCGACCATCTCTATGGCGGCATGGACGAGCCGGAGATGAAGATCATCGACGTCTTCATCTGCAAGGTGCGCAAGAAACTGCAGCAGGCGGGGGCAGGGTCGCTGATCGCCACGGTCTGGGGCCAGGGCTACATGCTTCGGGGGGACGGGGGCGTGGCCCCCATGACGGTACCCAGGCCGGTCGTCGGCTCGGCGGCGCTTTCGGTCGCCTGACATCCCAGGGCGGGGCTATGGGCAAAAAAAATGCAGGGTCCGAAGACCCTGCAAGGTATCGTGATGGTTCGATTTGCGATGCCCCCATCGCCCTTTTCGTATGGCATGGTCGAGGGACCAAAAACATGATTTGAATCAAAAGTTCATGAAAAGAACGACAGGTTTGGTAAAAGACTCGGCCTGGCGCCTGTCGGGCGGCCCGAATCCCGGGGTTTTGCCTCGCCCGGCAGATCGTCTACGAAGAATATGGTGCATCGCTATGCAGCGGCCGGGCGGCCGCATGCCGCTGCCGATGGTCCCTGGTTTGCCTTCGCCACCCTGCCGACTGGATATCCGATGATCGACCTTTCCGTCGAAGCCCGTTCGCTGCTCGCCACGCTGGGGGTCGCGGACGACGCCCTGACGGGCGACCTGCCTGTGCGTTCACCCGTCAATGGGCAGGAAATCGCGCGTGTTGCCACCGCCACGCGGCAGATGGCGTGCGACGGGATCGCCTCGGCCCACGCGGCCTTCCAGGCGTGGCGGCTGGTGCCGGCGCCGCGCCGGGGCGAACTGGTGCGGCTGCTGGGCGAGGAATTGCGTGCCGGCAAGTCGGCCCTGGGCCGCCTGGTGTCGATCGAGGCCGGGAAGTCCCCGTCCGAGGGACTGGGCGAAGTGCAGGAAATGATCGATATCTGCGACTTCGCCGTCGGCCTGTCCCGCCAGTTGCACGGCCTGACGATCGCGACCGAACGTCCGGACCACCGGATGATGGAAACCTGGCATCCGCTGGGTGTTACCGGCGTGATCTCCGCCTTCAATTTCCCCGTCGCAGTCTGGTCCTGGAACGCCGCGCTGGCGCTGGTATGCGGGAACCCGGTGGTGTGGAAGCCGTCCGAGAAGACGCCGCTGACCGCCCTGGCCTGCCAGGCGCTTTTCCACCGTGCCGCCGCCCGCTTCGCGGCGTCGGGCACGGCGGTCCCCGACGGCCTGTCGGTCCTGCTGACCGGTGGACGCGCGGTGGGTGAAATCCTGGTCGATCATCCGGATGTGAAGCTGGTATCGGCGACCGGGTCCACGGATATGGGCCGCGCGGTCGGCCAGCGCCTGGCTGCCCGCTTCGCGCGGGCCATCCTGGAACTGGGCGGCAACAACGCCGCCATCGTTACGCCGTCGGCGGATCTGGAACTGGCCCTGCGCGGCGTCGCCTTCGCCGCGATGGGCACGGCGGGCCAGCGCTGCACGACGTTGCGTCGCCTGTTCGTGCATGACGCCATCTATGACGGGTTCGTCGCGCGGCTGAAATCGGCCTATGCGACCGTGACGGTCGGCAGCCCCCTGGAAGAGGGCAATCTGGTCGGCCCCCTGATCGATGCCGCGGCGATGGACCGCATGCAGCGTGCGCTGGAATCGGCGCGTGCGTTGGGTGGCGTGGTCACGGGCGGCCACAGGGAAGGCGCGGCCGACTGGCCCGATGCGTATTATGTCCGTCCCGCCCTGGTGGAAATGCCCGAACAGGCCGGCCCGGTGCTGGACGAGACCTTCGCGCCGATCCTGTATGTGATGAAATACTCCGATTTCGACCGCGCCGTCGCGTTGCAGAACGCGGTTCCGCAGGGCCTGTCCTCGGCCGTGTTCACCACCGACCTTCGCCAGGCCGAACGGTTCCTGTCGGCCGCCGGGTCCGATTGCGGCATTGCCAACGTCAATATCGGCACATCCGGGGCCGAGATCGGCGGGGCGTTCGGCGGCGAGAAGGAAACCGGCGGCGGCCGCGAATCGGGATCGGACGCCTGGAAAGGCTATATGCGCCGCGCCACCAACACGATCAATTACGGTACGACCCTGCCGCTGGCGCAGGGCGTATCGTTCGATATCGGTTAGCGTCGGGCGCGCAGGGCGGCGGCCAGCCGGTCGGCCCGGCGGTCGGCGTTGCGCGCGTTGATGACGGCAAAGGCGTGGGCGACGCCGATGCCCCACAGCAGCAACGCCGGCAGCAGGCCGAAGATCAGCCCGACCACCAGGCTGAACAGCGAGACGCACCAGATCACGCCGTTCAGCAGCGCCTGGATCGGACGACCGGCCAGCAGCAGTGCGAGCGGGGAGCAGAACAGGCCGATCAGATAGAGCATGGGCAGGGTTCCTTGTTGCCGAACGGGACCAGTCTGAAGCCTATCCGCCCATCAGGGCCAGCCCTTCGGCCACCGACACGAACTCTCCGCCTCGATCGACCCGCTCGGCGCCGAAACGTGTGACGAACAGGTTCCGTACCGCCGGGACGAACGACGTGCCGCCCGTCAGGAACACCCGGTCGATCCCCGCCTCGGTCAGTCCCGCGCGGGTCAGGGCGGTGGTGACCGCCGCGTCGAACTGCGCCAGGTCCGGGGCGATCCAGTCCTCGAATTCCGTCCGGGTGATCCGGCGTTCGATCCGGATGTCCTTGTGGTGAAAGCGCAGGGTTGTGCTGTCGGCCTGGGACAGGTCGGTCTTCGCGGCGCCGATGGCGCGATACAGGGCCTGGCCCTGCTGGTCCGCGATCAGGGTCGCCAGCGCGTCCAGCCGCTGGGGGGCGGAGGCGGTGCGGGCCACGTCCGCGATCGCGCGTAGCGTCTGCGGCGTACGCATCAGCGACAGCCGGTGCCATCGCGCCAGGCTGGCATACCATTCGATGGGAACGGGCAGCGGCGCGCCGCCCATGACGCGATAGGTGCTGTCACGTCCCAGCGCGGGCGAGACCACATTGTCGATGATCCGGTAGTCGAACTGATCGCCCGCGATGCCCACGCCGGCATGGCCCAACGGCTGCGCGTGTCCCCGTCCTGTGCCGCCTTGGGCCGGGTCGAAGCGCAGGATGGAAAAATCGCTGGTGCCGCCGCCGAAATCGCCGACCAGGATGGTCGCCGGCCCATCCAGCCGCTGGGCGAAGCGCCAGCCGGCGGCCTCGGGCTCCAGCGCCACGGCGATGTCGCCGAATCCCGCATCGTGGAAACTGTCGCGCAGACGCTGCTCGCCGAACGAATCGTCGGGCATGTCGCCCGCGAACCGCACCGGGCGGCCGACCGTGGCGGTCACGCCGGCCGGATCGATTCCGGCTTCGCGCATCAGCCCGGTCAGGAAACGACCGATCAGGTTTTCCAGCGTCAGCCGCCGCCCCAGCAGCCGCGTTTCGCGGAACGAGGTCTGCGCCAGGTACGATTTCATCGACATGATCAGCCGGCTTTCGGCCGGGTCATCCAGATAGGCGTCGATGGCGGCGGCGCCGATCGCTTCATGCACCGCCAGCCGCCCGCGCTCTTCCTCCTGCCACAGGCACAGCAGTGTGCGGCAGGTTTCGGCCTCGGGGTGGCCAGGCGGGGCGAAGCGCGCGGTGTGGGTGCGGCCATCCGGCGTTGCGATGACCACGACACTGTTGGTGGTGCCGAAATCGATGCCGATGCGGGTCGGGGTGGTCGGGGACATCGCGCGTGAATAGGCGCGGGCGGCCACGCTGTCCATCGCCCGCCGCCATCTGCCGATCTACATCGCCCGCCGGAAGGTCAGGTTCAGCCGTGCCCGGCCCGTCAGCGGATGCATGCCCTCCGTCAGCGGATGAATGCCGTGATGGACCAGTCGCGCGGGGCCGCCCCAGACCACGACATCGCCATGTTCCAGCGGCACGCGCCGCACCCGGTCCGATCGTGCCGGCCCGCCCCACAGGAAGATGGCCGGCAGGCCCAGCGAGACCGAGACGATCGGCTGGCTGAAATCGTGCTCGTCACGGTCCTGATGCAGGGTCAGCCGCGTTCCGGGCTCGTAGCGGTTGATCAGGCAGGCATCGGGGTGGAATTCCGAAAACCCGGCCCGGGACGCGGCCCGTGCCGCCAGGTCGGCGAACAGGGCGGGCAGCGCGGGCCACGGATGGCCCGATAGCGGGTCCATCGGGTCGTAGCGGTATCCCTTCGTGTCCGATACCCATCCGGCGGTGCCGCAATTGGTCATGGCGACCGACATCGTCCGGCCGCTGGGCGTGGACATGCGGCGAAACGGCGCCGTGCGCGCGACCATGTCCACCATGGCGATCAGGTCGGGCGCGATGGCGCGGGC
This genomic stretch from Gluconacetobacter diazotrophicus PA1 5 harbors:
- the alkB gene encoding DNA oxidative demethylase AlkB, producing the protein MPHPSRPPDADTHPSLELDTGGRDRVLGPGAMVLAGFARAIAPDLIAMVDMVARTAPFRRMSTPSGRTMSVAMTNCGTAGWVSDTKGYRYDPMDPLSGHPWPALPALFADLAARAASRAGFSEFHPDACLINRYEPGTRLTLHQDRDEHDFSQPIVSVSLGLPAIFLWGGPARSDRVRRVPLEHGDVVVWGGPARLVHHGIHPLTEGMHPLTGRARLNLTFRRAM
- the amaB gene encoding L-piperidine-6-carboxylate dehydrogenase, producing the protein MIDLSVEARSLLATLGVADDALTGDLPVRSPVNGQEIARVATATRQMACDGIASAHAAFQAWRLVPAPRRGELVRLLGEELRAGKSALGRLVSIEAGKSPSEGLGEVQEMIDICDFAVGLSRQLHGLTIATERPDHRMMETWHPLGVTGVISAFNFPVAVWSWNAALALVCGNPVVWKPSEKTPLTALACQALFHRAAARFAASGTAVPDGLSVLLTGGRAVGEILVDHPDVKLVSATGSTDMGRAVGQRLAARFARAILELGGNNAAIVTPSADLELALRGVAFAAMGTAGQRCTTLRRLFVHDAIYDGFVARLKSAYATVTVGSPLEEGNLVGPLIDAAAMDRMQRALESARALGGVVTGGHREGAADWPDAYYVRPALVEMPEQAGPVLDETFAPILYVMKYSDFDRAVALQNAVPQGLSSAVFTTDLRQAERFLSAAGSDCGIANVNIGTSGAEIGGAFGGEKETGGGRESGSDAWKGYMRRATNTINYGTTLPLAQGVSFDIG
- a CDS encoding Hsp70 family protein, whose translation is MDSVAARAYSRAMSPTTPTRIGIDFGTTNSVVVIATPDGRTHTARFAPPGHPEAETCRTLLCLWQEEERGRLAVHEAIGAAAIDAYLDDPAESRLIMSMKSYLAQTSFRETRLLGRRLTLENLIGRFLTGLMREAGIDPAGVTATVGRPVRFAGDMPDDSFGEQRLRDSFHDAGFGDIAVALEPEAAGWRFAQRLDGPATILVGDFGGGTSDFSILRFDPAQGGTGRGHAQPLGHAGVGIAGDQFDYRIIDNVVSPALGRDSTYRVMGGAPLPVPIEWYASLARWHRLSLMRTPQTLRAIADVARTASAPQRLDALATLIADQQGQALYRAIGAAKTDLSQADSTTLRFHHKDIRIERRITRTEFEDWIAPDLAQFDAAVTTALTRAGLTEAGIDRVFLTGGTSFVPAVRNLFVTRFGAERVDRGGEFVSVAEGLALMGG